The Panicum hallii strain FIL2 chromosome 9, PHallii_v3.1, whole genome shotgun sequence genome has a window encoding:
- the LOC112877701 gene encoding uncharacterized protein LOC112877701: protein MKTEEWIELIKYWCDPKNQEKSAKNKVNRSKVQLHQKTGSRSYIAYRYSLRPKYNNSDPDAVEFFGECMKSSKNGRTPLANEIYERMVAEKDREPEEGEEKKLPPRLLMKLLARSAAHPHFFLTLVPLDHQRMLSPHQQQHKHASELSLRQPSKLKERKLLGSGKSCRHNFKLSRTHLKKTKTCCGRPKRK from the exons ATGAAGACAGAGGAGTGGATCGAGCTCATAAAGTACTGGTGTGACCCAAAGAATCAG GAGAAATCTGCGAAGAATAAAGTAAACCGATCCAAGGTGCAGCTTCACCAAAAAACTGGTTCTAGGTCCTACATAGCCTATCGATACAGCCTG AGGCCTAAGTACAACAACAGCGATCCAGATGCTGTAGAGTTCTTTGGGGAATGTATGAAAAGTTCCAAAAATGGTCGCACTCCTCTTGCCAATGAAATATAT GAACGGATGGTGGCAGAGAAGGATAGAGAgccagaagaaggagaagaaaaaaaacTCCCACCAAGATTGTTGATGAAACTCTTAGCGAGATCAGCCGCTCATCCACATTTCTTCCTAACATTGGTGCCCCTCGACCATCAAAGAATGCTCAGTCCTCATCAACAGCAGCACAAGCACGCATCCGAGCTGAGTTTGAGGCAACCCTCCAAGCTGAAAGAGAGGAAGCTGCTAGGAAGCGGGAAGAGTTGCAGGCACAACTTCAAGCTCAGCAGGACGCACTTGAAGAAAACCAAAACTTGCTGCGGCAGACCCAAGAGGAAGTGA